The segment ttttaacTTCCCTCCAACAAATTATTGTAGTTGAATTTCAAGCATTTAGAGGGGAAACAAACATGACAGGGTTTTAATATCTCTTTGTTTTAGTATCCCTTTCATTTTTGGATAAATTTaagaagaatttttttttttgaaatgtattcgattagtttttaatttttattaaaaaaaataacgaTAAACTAATGTGGCACATTCATGTCGTCGTTTCAGATAAATTTTAAAGTCAAATTATATAATCATATAAGTAATCATAATCATCTATGGATCTTTATTGTCATCCAACCATAATGCCACCCATACTTTGATATCGATATACCATAATTGATTTTTCCATACTTCGACATGTATGTAGCACCAAGCCAAATAGCATGTGTTAGCAAACAAACTTTGAAATGTTGATATCAATGTACTATATCATCTTACCTTGTTTATTAAATCTcctcaaaatagatgaaaaaattAACGTTTACTAACTTTATTTACTTGACATGCACTATCATGTGGATATTATGTCAAcaattagttttttatttatttataaaattatgaaattatatttttaaaaattttaattattgaaaattaattaattattaacgcATGTGATTGTTAACTTTTTATTCATTTTGGGGTGATTTGATAAATAATGTAAGTTCAAAAGTTAAAAGACAAAAAATAAATAGAGGACTAAAATGACTTTCTGTGTAAAGTTAGAGAGTTAAACAAGTCATTATACCTTGATTATTTTAATGATTAACTtcaatgatttttaaaaataattgctactaattttttgtaattattatttattttaacgtGTGAAATTTGTGTCCTAAAGATATTAAAATTCAAACCAAATTTATGATATTTAGTAGAAGAAGATTAAATtgacttgaaaagaaaaaggCCCAATATTAGTGGAAGATTTTAAATCAACATTACTTGTAGTTTAAAATTACTTTTGtgttcataaaaaaaattgtgttatgatttattttaaatattatgagtttaattaagattaaatttatttttgtaggATAACTATTGTTCAACTAGGAGAAGGAAACTCCTTTTTCCATTATTATATAAAGGGCCATAGCACTGttcttttgtatttttaattGTAATTGTTTGATTTTCTGGGGAAAGACGTGCTCTCCATTTAATCTCTTCTGTTCTTTTTCTTCCATTAAAGGTaaattaaagtttgttatgatatTATGAGTTTTGAGTTTGTGattcaataatttttattttgatatttattcaTTCTCCATTTTATAAATTAGGTAAAAGTtaccttttaatattatttagaatggttatttatttaatatttagagCAGTAAATAATTAATTAGAATAAGATGATCTTTTTATTGTGTTAGATTCAAGTAGAGTTATTTATCTGATATTTTGAGTAATAAAGCTTTAATTAGAATAAATTgatctttaattattttttattctaaccactaaaataaattaatatagttTAAGTTGAATGTTAATCGGATTTATATTACGAGGAGGGATGAATAATCTAATCTAAACAGAATTAGGTTTTTTTTAGATTTCAGGAAGTGCCAATGCGCTAAACTTTAGAATCGCCTTTGTAGGATTGTTCTATTGACAAAATTAGGGTATCTCTTACAACCCTCAAGTTATATTTATTATCAAATCGATTTATTCTTTTTGAATTTGTAATTTTGCTATTTatactctttttctttttatttattttattatttttactattatttagtttctttttatttttcttgtagTATCTCAAAAGTTTTGGTCGTTCTCTGCTCACCACAATACTAGTTGCTAGATTCGATTCTACCATCCGATATATAATTTGTAAGAAGTATGTTTATTTAATTTGCTAAATTTAAATTGAACACaatatcattaaattattagtaaatttatgttttgataatttgattttaaaaattactTAAAACTCGTTAatagatttttaaaaatttaatcaccTAATGACttcaataaaattattaaataatttagtgagttaaataaaaaattattaataatttattatttcctCATTTGATGATATCATCAAAATTACTGATTCTAAAATATTTCAAACCCAAGCAACAAAAAGAGTATATCCTTCATAGAGTAAGGTATATCCCATTCCATGTCCTAGAAAAAAGAAAACATTTCGGTATTATTGTAGAAAAATTATCTAATCAATCAAGTTTTGTAATCCCCACACTACAACTAATTTGATCATCTTCCATGAAACCCGTGTTTGATGACTGCACCcagttatttttgtttttttattttattaatttgacaAGTCAGTCACGTTACCCCTATGAGACCgacccttttttatttttgtctGAAATTGGGCAAAGGCATGCCACCATGCGACATTAGAAAACGACTGTCCACCACGTATCTCCTCTTTCTAGAATATTTAATAATCTCATTCGCATGgctttccttttttatttatgtCAAATTTGGTTAACAATAAAACTAATTTCTCgaatattttatttaatcttCAAAACGtagttttaagtttattttaatgttagattaagatttgattaaaatattggTCCAAAAAAGTTATGAATTGAAATTTAGTATAGATGAATTGGACCaccaatttaaaaataataatttattcaaaatttacaTCTAGAAAAATTCAGTTGACTTATAATTCCTTAACATTAatgtaaattaaattttatttagtcaATAATTGTCTATTTGTATATTTACATATACTTAATAATAATTTTGTGTCAactctatttttttatatataatggtTTTGATTTCAACATGTTTGAGTTGAACACAAATTAGAATTTTGACTGAGAATATTCGTTAGCAGCCGGAAGATGCATTGacgaaaagtaaaaataaaaatagttaattaattaagaaaaaaacACGTATATGGAAATGACTCTAGCGgagtaattttaaaaatctattaaaataagCTTTGGCTGTACATCCTCTCCGAGCCATATTCTTGCTGCCAAAGAAAATCACCAATCACCGAATATTAATTTCCATACccaaacaaatttttttttttttttgaggtgCATGTATACAAGAGCGACAAACAGGTGGTCGGTGATAGCCGGTTTTATGGTAGAGAAATTATACTAATAGCTTATCAATTATAATCCAGTGTGCGCCATAATCCTAGAATCGGACCAACTCTCGAAATCCGTAAAACCCTGACCCGACCCAAACAACAATCACCAGTGTAACCCGGTATTTCTAGATCATCCTTCCATCTGCTATATAAAGGCAAAATTTAAGAAAAGAAAGGTCATCCAGAATTTCATTTTTGGTCAACAGGATTTCACTATTCTATAAATAtgtcttttttaatttttttcttcgaATGTAACGTCGTTGAATGGATTCCGTTATCGCCCCGTTGTGTTTATTTATTCCTTTGAATTGTAATAACAATAAGAAAAAGagctattattgttattataatagtaatcatattttaaatattagTACTAAGAATACAATACGCTTTTCAGTGCCATCGAGTGCTGGAATCTTCAATTTGAAAAAGTTCACTGCAGTTAGCTTCCGTTACGATCACCGTTACCGTCGCGGGAGATCCGGTTGTTTGAGACGTGCAGTTATGGATTCGTCAAACTCGGCTTCTTCGCCTGACATGCAAAAGCCTAAGATCGTGACCGGTCCTGGCGGTTATGTTCTTGAAGATGTTCCTCACTTGTCGGATTACATCCCTGATCTTCCTGTAAGCTTTTCTTTTCATCGTTTCTTCCTCTTCCTATGTGTAATAATTATACATATCATTGTTTTCCCTTTGATTCCGTTCTCGGTAAAATGGATTGAAAAAAAAGAAGACAAACTGTCCTTTCACTTTTTTGAAAAGCCTGATTCTCCCTTTTTTTAGGTCGGCAACCAATTACATAATTAGATTTAATTGTTTTTTTCCCTTCTTTTCAACGTTAATCAACTTCTAATATTTTTTACTCCGGTTTTATATTACCTTGTTCCTCTGACAGACATATCCTAATCCGTTGCAAGACAATCCGGCATATTCTGTTGTCAAGTAAGTCCACTTTCACTGCCCGTTTTACAAATTTTATTCGTCAACTGTTGCAATTTTAACGGATTAGTATTAATTGGTTCTATTTCCCTTTTTCACTAGGCAATATTTCGTCCATGTAGATGACACTGTTCCTCAAAAGGTCAGCCCTCTCCTTTCATATATATGTAAAGTTCTAAGATTttgttcaaattttattttaagttcTATTTTCTGTTTACAGATTGTTGTTCACAAGGATGGTCCGAGGGGAGTACATTTTCGACGAGCCGGACCACGTCAAAgggtatgtgttttgatgttttttttttttttggttccttTAAGAATGAGATACGGGACGATTATGCGCTGGATTGTGTATTTACGATAGTGGTTGGATGTTTGATAGGTGTATTTTGACtctgatgaagttcatgcttgtaTCGTGACATGCGGTGGACTTTGCCCTGGACTTAACACAGTGATTAGGGAGATAGTATGCGGCTTGTACCACATGTACGGTGTGAAGAAAGTTTTAGGGATAGATGTAagtgatatttttatatttttttctgcAAAATATAAATCTacagttaaaaatattttaattgttattACATGGAACATATTTATTAATTGAAACAATCTACCATTTTCATGATGGCTTActatcaattaattaattaaatgcgTTTGTAGGGTGGATACAGAGGATTCTATGCTAAAAATACCGTGCATTTAGATCCTAAGGTGGTCAACGATATTCATAAACGTGGTGGAACAATTCTGGGGACATCACGAGGTGGTCATGATACCTCAAAGATTGTCGATAGCATTCAAGATCGAGGTATAAATCAGGTGTATATTATAGGAGGGGATGGAACTCAGGGAGGGGCGGCTGTCATATTTGAGGTGATTTCTTTGTAATAGAATATTCAgtttcatttctattcaaatttatgCATATTAAAAGAAAACTTTGTAATTCGTTTTACAGGAAATTAGGAGGCGTGGCCTCAAAGTTTCAGTTGTTGGGATTCCTAAAACGATTGATAACGACATCCCGGTAATCCTACTGGATTCTATAGAATATTGTTGTACTGCAATCTTGTTAGTACACAGTTGTAAATCTTTGTTTCTTATTCGCACATGACAGGTTATTGATAAGTCCTTTGGCTTTGACACTGCTGTTGAGGAGGCTCAACGTGCCATTAATGCTGCTCACGTTGAAGCTGACAGTATTGAAAATGGAATTGGTCTTGTGAAGTTGATGGGTCGCTACAGTGGTAATTTTCTCTTTTGGTCTTTCTTTGAAGTGCTAGCCCTGCATTTCCAGAAGTGAGAGAGTCACAACCTTATCAATTGAACCTCAACATATGTGCAGGTTTTATTGCAATGTATGCTACTCTTGCAAGCCGAGATGTGGATTGCTGCTTGATACCAGAATCACCCTTTTATCTAGAAGGACCAGGAGGACTTTTTGAATACATCGAAAAACGGCTTAAAGAAAACGGGCATATGGTTATTGTGATAGCAGAGGGTGCTGGACAGGAGCTGCTTTCTGAGAGCATACAATCAATGACGCTGAAAGATGCTTCAGGAAACAAGCTTCTCCAGGATGTGGGGCTATGGATATCGCAGAGGATCAAGGTATGCCATATGGATTCAACTTGGAACATTTCAATGACCTGTGCGATGATGTACAATGTGGAACTTCTTGATGTGACATTCATTTTTACCTGTCATTTTCAGGACTACTTTACAAAACAAAGGAAGATACCCATAAACCTCAAGTATATAGGTCAGTAGAATAACTATTAGCCAAAGGTGGTTATGAGCTTCTAGTTAATGACAGAAGTTTTTGAGAATTCTACTTTGTCTTCTGGCAGATCCTACATACATGATTCGGGCTATTCCAAGCAATGCATCTGATAATGTTTACTGCACACTTCTTGCTCAAAGTGCTGTTCATGGAGCAATGGCAGGGTACACCGGCTTCACAAGCGGCCTTGTCAATGGCAGGCAGACATACATACCATTCTATGTGAGTTAATCCTGAAATGTTTTGCTCTGAGTGCGTGAAGTTGAAATTtgaaaatatcaaattatttactATGAGTAATAACTTTCCTATGCATGAGAACAAATTGTTAAGATGGTTGGACTaaagtttttcctttttttatttatttatttattaatcagtAAAGTGCTTAAAATTTTGCGATGATTTCTGTGCAGAGAATTATAGAGAAACGAAACAGCGTTGTGATTACGGATAGGATGTGGGCAAGACTGCTGTCTTCAACGAATCAACCAAGCTTTTTGTGCCTCAAAGACTCCATTGAAGACACAGGCGATGAAGAACAATCAAATCAATTGTTGGCGAATGGACATTGTGGCGAAGAGGATTCTCTCATTTCAAAGATATGATCAACTGAGGTcggtatttttttcatttttttaccaATGTTAATACTTAATAATGTATATCCCAAAGCTACAGAAGCCAGCTTTGTCTAGTGTTGGCGGACGAGTCCATAATTATTATGTTGTATAACCAATAATGTTTGCCAGTCTGGTTTCCATCAAATTGGCAAAGTCAAGGGCAAAAGTAAAACCTACAATCTAAGTTAAAATTTCTGGTATTCTGATTCATATAATGGGGTATGAAAACAGGTGATAATGTGGCGGTGAATGCTTTCTGCAGGCAGGCGAGGCTTTAGGTTAACACAGTATTGTAGTATTAGGATTGGTCCAAGGGAACTTTTGCTTGGACTTTTGTTATTTAGGAGGAAAGAATTGGACTTTTATATGTATcagatttattaattatt is part of the Gossypium arboreum isolate Shixiya-1 chromosome 5, ASM2569848v2, whole genome shotgun sequence genome and harbors:
- the LOC108485440 gene encoding ATP-dependent 6-phosphofructokinase 3; translated protein: MDSVIAPLCLFIPLNCNNNKKKSYYCYYNSNHILNISTKNTIRFSVPSSAGIFNLKKFTAVSFRYDHRYRRGRSGCLRRAVMDSSNSASSPDMQKPKIVTGPGGYVLEDVPHLSDYIPDLPTYPNPLQDNPAYSVVKQYFVHVDDTVPQKIVVHKDGPRGVHFRRAGPRQRVYFDSDEVHACIVTCGGLCPGLNTVIREIVCGLYHMYGVKKVLGIDGGYRGFYAKNTVHLDPKVVNDIHKRGGTILGTSRGGHDTSKIVDSIQDRGINQVYIIGGDGTQGGAAVIFEEIRRRGLKVSVVGIPKTIDNDIPVIDKSFGFDTAVEEAQRAINAAHVEADSIENGIGLVKLMGRYSGFIAMYATLASRDVDCCLIPESPFYLEGPGGLFEYIEKRLKENGHMVIVIAEGAGQELLSESIQSMTLKDASGNKLLQDVGLWISQRIKDYFTKQRKIPINLKYIDPTYMIRAIPSNASDNVYCTLLAQSAVHGAMAGYTGFTSGLVNGRQTYIPFYRIIEKRNSVVITDRMWARLLSSTNQPSFLCLKDSIEDTGDEEQSNQLLANGHCGEEDSLISKI